One window of the Sphingobacteriaceae bacterium genome contains the following:
- a CDS encoding M23 family metallopeptidase — MVKSNFDRPEKGSPPPEPMYRRLRRALQARGSTGSLLVAGALMFAVVFALTLWWRAGQPQSPLEADMIHQEAQVATEDALDQAPDLAETTEPVPETFQEPAAADPAAPPPEELVWPVSGAVVQEFGWQYSDTMAEWRHHGGLDIAAAPGDPVRAVYGGTVTAVRLDPVWGWTVEVEHSPGYTSRYAGCERVLVEAGAMVEQGQLIAYAGGPAGLEAGGDAHLHFELVWDGEKADPAALLPRQTP, encoded by the coding sequence ACTTTGACAGACCGGAAAAGGGTAGCCCACCGCCTGAGCCCATGTACCGGCGGCTCCGGCGGGCTCTGCAGGCCCGGGGGAGCACCGGCAGCCTGCTGGTGGCCGGCGCCCTCATGTTCGCCGTCGTATTCGCCCTTACTTTGTGGTGGCGGGCGGGGCAGCCCCAGAGCCCGCTGGAAGCGGACATGATCCACCAGGAGGCCCAGGTGGCGACGGAAGACGCTCTGGACCAGGCGCCGGATCTGGCGGAAACCACTGAGCCCGTGCCCGAAACCTTCCAGGAGCCGGCGGCCGCCGACCCGGCGGCACCGCCGCCCGAGGAGCTGGTCTGGCCCGTGTCGGGTGCAGTGGTCCAGGAATTCGGCTGGCAATATTCCGATACCATGGCGGAATGGCGCCATCACGGCGGCCTGGACATCGCCGCCGCCCCGGGCGATCCGGTGCGGGCGGTCTACGGCGGCACCGTCACCGCCGTCAGGCTGGATCCCGTTTGGGGCTGGACGGTGGAGGTAGAGCACAGCCCGGGCTACACCAGTCGTTACGCCGGCTGTGAGCGGGTGCTGGTGGAAGCGGGCGCCATGGTGGAGCAAGGCCAGCTCATCGCCTACGCCGGCGGCCCGGCGGGCTTGGAGGCCGGCGGCGATGCCCATCTCCATTTCGAACTGGTCTGGGACGGGGAAAAGGCGGACCCGGCGGCCCTGCTGCCCCGGCAGACCCCGTAG